Proteins from a single region of Hordeum vulgare subsp. vulgare chromosome 6H, MorexV3_pseudomolecules_assembly, whole genome shotgun sequence:
- the LOC123403405 gene encoding bZIP transcription factor 11-like: protein MASSSGSGSTGSLSTAAAMAMAAASGTEEDMRALMEQRRAKRMLSNRESARRSRMRKQRHLDDLAAQAAHLRRENAHVAAALGLTARGLLAVDAENAVLRTQAAELAARLQSLNDIIACMSASNNTAAAVALTVAAAATATATDPFGFDGPSLDDYLCRSSPEMFMFPALQS from the coding sequence ATGGCGTCCTCGAGCGGGAGCGGGAGCACGGGCTCGCTCTCGacggcggcggccatggccatGGCGGCCGCGTCGGGGACGGAGGAGGACATGCGGGCACTCATGGAGCAGCGCCGGGCGAAGCGGATGCTCTCCAACCGGGAGTCGGCGCGCCGCTCGCGGATGCGCAAGCAGCGCCACCTCGACGACCTCGCCGCGCAGGCGGCCCACCTGCGCCGCGAGAACGCGCACGTCGCCGCCGCGCTCGGGCTCACAGCGCGGGGCCTCCTCGCCGTCGACGCCGAGAACGCCGTCCTCCGCACCCAGGCCGCCGagctcgccgcgcgcctccagtcGCTCAACGACATCATCGCCTGCATGAGCGCCAGCAACAACACCGCAGCCGCCGTCGCGCTCACCGTCGCCGCGgcagccaccgccaccgccaccgaccCGTTCGGCTTCGACGGCCCGTCGCTCGACGACTACCTCTGCAGATCCTCCCCCGAGATGTTCATGTTCCCAGCCCTCCAAAGCTAG